Proteins found in one Bordetella genomosp. 9 genomic segment:
- a CDS encoding siderophore-interacting protein — MTTLELSVQRVRHPLKMRLLQVVRTRLVSPQLLCVTLTGPDLEGFVSASFDDHVKVFFPEPGQDQPVLPIVGREGISMPPGAPRPAARDYTPRRYDADANELDIEFVLHGDGPASSWAAQARPGQFIGVGGPRGSFVVPTAFDWHLLIGDETALPAIARRLQELPASTRAIAIIEVADATAELPLPSREGITLQWLHRDGAPSGDPTRLEQAARQVQLPAGEGYVWAAAESVAAKAVRRVLVEERGIPKNRIRASSYWKRGSSGVHETLED, encoded by the coding sequence TGGTCCGCACCCGGCTGGTATCGCCGCAGTTGCTATGCGTCACGCTGACCGGCCCGGACCTGGAAGGCTTCGTGTCCGCCTCGTTCGACGATCACGTGAAGGTCTTTTTCCCGGAACCCGGGCAGGACCAGCCCGTCCTGCCCATCGTCGGTCGGGAAGGCATCTCCATGCCGCCCGGCGCGCCTCGTCCGGCCGCGCGCGACTACACGCCGCGGCGCTACGACGCCGATGCCAACGAGCTCGATATCGAGTTCGTGCTGCATGGCGACGGCCCCGCGTCCAGCTGGGCCGCGCAGGCCCGTCCCGGCCAGTTCATCGGCGTGGGGGGCCCGCGCGGTTCCTTCGTCGTGCCCACGGCCTTCGATTGGCATTTGCTGATCGGCGACGAGACCGCCTTGCCCGCCATCGCGCGCCGCTTGCAGGAGCTGCCCGCGTCGACGCGCGCCATCGCCATCATCGAAGTGGCCGACGCCACGGCGGAACTCCCGCTCCCGTCGCGTGAGGGCATCACGCTGCAATGGCTGCATCGCGATGGCGCGCCGTCCGGCGACCCCACGCGCCTGGAACAGGCGGCGCGCCAGGTGCAATTGCCGGCGGGCGAAGGCTATGTCTGGGCGGCCGCCGAATCCGTGGCGGCCAAGGCCGTGCGGCGGGTGCTGGTCGAAGAGCGCGGCATTCCGAAGAACCGCATCCGCGCATCCAGCTACTGGAAACGCGGGTCGTCCGGCGTGCACGAAACGCTGGAGGATTGA
- a CDS encoding Bug family tripartite tricarboxylate transporter substrate binding protein, with translation MLKKLRHAMAAAVMACVLPSASCWAAEAWPAQTINIVVPFPPGGTTDVIARVLAEKLGPILKQSVIVENRQGAGGNVGAAYVARAKPDGYTLLVSSAGPLSINQQLYASPGYDPIKDFTPVSLLASVPIMLVSNVKAPFKTVAELIAYAEAHPGRVAYGSQGSGTTSHLTMELLKLDAGIDLQHIPYRGSAPAATDLIGGQILVMFDNSPTTYPQVKAGTMQPLGVASSKRLPSMKDIPAIAETVPGFESDAWFGLVAPAHTPPEIVNRINAAVRQVLADAAVIAKFQATGVDLVSDTPQQFQRFILSEKDKWGKIIKATNLKIG, from the coding sequence ATGTTGAAGAAGCTGCGGCACGCGATGGCGGCCGCTGTGATGGCCTGCGTTCTTCCATCAGCCTCATGCTGGGCGGCGGAAGCGTGGCCCGCGCAGACCATCAATATCGTCGTACCCTTTCCGCCCGGCGGCACCACCGACGTGATCGCGCGCGTGCTGGCCGAGAAGCTCGGGCCCATCCTGAAGCAGTCGGTGATCGTGGAGAACCGCCAGGGCGCCGGCGGAAATGTCGGCGCCGCCTACGTCGCGCGCGCCAAGCCCGACGGCTACACCCTGCTGGTGTCCAGCGCCGGCCCCTTGAGCATCAACCAGCAGTTGTACGCCAGCCCCGGCTACGACCCGATCAAGGACTTCACACCCGTATCGTTGCTGGCGTCGGTCCCGATCATGCTGGTGTCGAATGTGAAGGCGCCGTTCAAGACCGTCGCCGAACTGATCGCCTATGCGGAAGCGCACCCTGGCCGGGTTGCCTACGGTTCGCAGGGCAGCGGCACGACCAGCCATCTGACGATGGAACTGCTCAAGCTCGATGCGGGCATCGATCTGCAGCACATTCCCTACCGTGGCAGCGCGCCGGCGGCCACCGACCTGATCGGCGGACAGATCCTGGTGATGTTCGACAACTCGCCCACCACCTATCCGCAGGTCAAGGCAGGCACGATGCAGCCGCTGGGCGTGGCGTCCAGCAAGCGCCTGCCGAGCATGAAGGACATACCCGCCATCGCGGAAACCGTGCCCGGCTTCGAATCCGATGCGTGGTTCGGGCTGGTCGCGCCGGCGCACACGCCGCCGGAGATCGTCAACCGGATCAACGCGGCGGTGCGCCAGGTGCTGGCCGACGCCGCCGTCATCGCCAAGTTCCAGGCCACCGGCGTGGACCTGGTGAGCGATACCCCGCAGCAATTCCAGCGCTTCATCCTTTCGGAAAAGGACAAGTGGGGGAAGATCATCAAGGCGACGAACCTGAAGATCGGCTAG
- a CDS encoding amidohydrolase family protein has product MHACPGPDRDTRKPRFQMPQGACDCHAHIFGPAHRFPYSPERSYTPEDCTVEDYEKLLATLGIDRAVIVHGGAHGTDNAATLDALRRMGPRARGVAVIPPGRPAMEREAMHELGMRGYRMSTVVGGGVGFDAFDALAAEAREMGWHLVLHFKKSEELVELAPRLSAQRVDVVLDHLARIRADEGVHSPAFQTLAGLMESGRVWIKLASLYRLSSEPYPHADMLPMIHECVRRWPDRLIWGSNWPHPICDVPMPNDGDLVDLIPLWAPDPDVQRKMLVENPARLYGF; this is encoded by the coding sequence ATGCACGCCTGCCCCGGCCCCGACCGCGATACCCGCAAGCCGCGCTTCCAGATGCCGCAAGGCGCCTGCGATTGCCACGCGCATATCTTCGGCCCCGCGCATCGTTTCCCGTATTCGCCCGAGCGCAGCTACACGCCGGAAGACTGCACCGTGGAGGACTACGAAAAGCTGCTTGCGACCCTGGGCATCGACCGCGCCGTCATCGTGCATGGCGGTGCGCACGGCACCGACAACGCGGCGACGCTGGATGCCTTGCGGCGCATGGGTCCGCGCGCGCGCGGCGTGGCGGTGATCCCGCCTGGCCGGCCGGCCATGGAACGCGAGGCCATGCACGAACTCGGGATGCGCGGCTACCGCATGTCGACGGTGGTCGGCGGCGGCGTCGGTTTCGACGCCTTCGATGCGCTGGCCGCGGAAGCCCGCGAGATGGGCTGGCATCTGGTGCTGCATTTCAAGAAATCCGAAGAGCTGGTGGAACTGGCGCCGCGTTTGAGTGCGCAGCGCGTCGACGTGGTGCTGGACCATCTGGCCCGCATCCGCGCCGACGAAGGCGTCCACAGCCCGGCGTTCCAGACACTGGCGGGGCTGATGGAGAGCGGACGCGTATGGATCAAGCTGGCCAGCCTGTACCGCCTGTCGAGCGAACCGTATCCGCACGCCGACATGCTGCCGATGATCCACGAGTGCGTACGGCGCTGGCCAGATCGGCTGATATGGGGCAGCAACTGGCCGCATCCGATATGCGATGTTCCGATGCCGAACGATGGCGACCTGGTGGACCTGATCCCGCTATGGGCGCCGGACCCTGACGTGCAACGCAAGATGCTGGTGGAGAACCCGGCCAGGCTTTACGGATTCTGA
- a CDS encoding carboxymuconolactone decarboxylase family protein produces MSARIDKEIAGKAMGQAHESMAQLADSYRDLLGYLPPRVESRLVVTGALDPEVVRLQEQVRAHAMNPACFDTKTAQLMIFGMLVVELSDAAMIHGIAARRAGATWEEMQAVVSMAYIFRGVSAANRGAEMLARIAEREAQAAAGASE; encoded by the coding sequence ATGTCAGCTCGTATCGACAAAGAGATCGCCGGCAAGGCCATGGGGCAGGCGCACGAAAGCATGGCGCAACTGGCGGATTCGTACCGCGACCTGCTGGGCTACCTGCCGCCGCGCGTGGAATCGCGCCTGGTGGTGACCGGCGCGCTCGATCCCGAAGTGGTGCGCCTGCAGGAACAGGTGCGCGCGCACGCGATGAACCCCGCCTGCTTCGACACCAAGACCGCCCAGTTGATGATCTTCGGCATGCTGGTGGTCGAGTTGAGCGATGCCGCCATGATCCACGGCATCGCGGCGCGCCGCGCGGGCGCGACCTGGGAAGAGATGCAGGCCGTGGTCAGCATGGCGTACATCTTCCGCGGCGTTTCGGCGGCCAATCGCGGGGCGGAGATGCTGGCGCGCATCGCCGAACGCGAAGCGCAGGCGGCCGCCGGCGCGTCGGAATGA
- a CDS encoding GntR family transcriptional regulator yields MKNLMEALTADTDAETGSSLTASVAIQVRAAILQGIYAPGAKLRLDDLRREYGVSLSPLREALTRLAAEGLVQITDQRGYRVAPVSAANLLEVTKLRIQLEVMALTESLAKGDDRWEDSLVAAYHRLSRLDREGTRDERWEKAHRAFHLTLFAACGMPLLLRFCGTLHDLSDRYRRLFLVRHAPDANVPDEHQGIFDAAMARDAERAAKILTRHLERTGRNVMAILNEAQAADPAPYR; encoded by the coding sequence ATGAAAAACCTCATGGAAGCGTTGACCGCCGACACCGATGCCGAAACCGGCTCGTCCCTGACGGCGTCCGTCGCGATCCAGGTGCGGGCGGCGATCCTGCAAGGCATCTACGCGCCCGGCGCCAAGCTTCGCCTGGACGATCTGCGCCGCGAGTACGGCGTCAGCCTGAGCCCGTTGCGCGAAGCGCTGACCCGGCTGGCGGCGGAAGGCCTGGTGCAGATCACCGACCAGCGTGGCTACCGCGTCGCGCCGGTCTCCGCCGCCAATCTGCTGGAAGTCACCAAGCTGCGCATCCAGCTGGAAGTCATGGCCCTGACCGAATCCCTGGCCAAGGGCGACGACCGCTGGGAAGACAGCCTGGTTGCCGCGTACCACCGCCTGAGCCGGCTGGACCGGGAAGGCACGCGTGACGAACGCTGGGAAAAAGCGCACCGCGCCTTCCATCTGACCTTGTTCGCCGCCTGCGGCATGCCCTTGCTGCTGCGTTTCTGCGGCACCCTGCACGATCTCAGCGACCGGTACCGACGGCTATTCCTGGTGCGGCATGCGCCCGACGCCAACGTGCCCGATGAGCACCAGGGCATCTTCGACGCCGCCATGGCGCGCGACGCCGAACGGGCGGCGAAAATACTCACGCGTCATCTGGAGCGTACGGGCCGCAACGTGATGGCGATCCTCAACGAAGCGCAGGCCGCGGATCCCGCACCGTATCGATGA
- a CDS encoding LysR family transcriptional regulator, whose translation MELRHLRYFIAAAESGSIRIAAERIHVTQPAISRQIQDLEEELGLMLFERTPRGLKLTVAGQAYLREARAAIAHLEAAARTARRLSSGAQGYLRLGFVENSAWDGIVPDIFRRFQLEVPDVRIELIPMNTPDQLQQIEAGALDGGFVYQYGPLPDTFEALPLRTNDVLLAAPLAWQLPIEPTGNGHAGAGELPDVALRDIADWPFVTFPRTVYPLYFDKLIGACQERGVTLRVVQEVSTEAAMLALVCAGIGAAIVNSANLGRPPALARFARLSDLSIDMPLVFTFGKHAANPVLARFIDTVRDPRPALR comes from the coding sequence ATGGAACTACGGCATCTACGCTATTTCATCGCCGCCGCCGAGTCGGGCAGCATCCGTATCGCGGCGGAGCGGATACACGTCACCCAGCCGGCGATTTCCCGGCAGATCCAGGATCTGGAAGAAGAGCTGGGCCTGATGCTGTTCGAGCGCACGCCGCGCGGACTGAAGTTGACGGTGGCCGGACAGGCGTACCTGCGCGAGGCGCGCGCCGCCATCGCCCACCTGGAAGCGGCGGCACGCACCGCCAGGCGCCTGTCGTCGGGCGCGCAGGGCTATCTGCGGCTGGGTTTCGTCGAGAACAGCGCCTGGGACGGCATCGTTCCCGATATCTTCCGGCGATTCCAGCTGGAGGTCCCGGACGTGCGGATCGAGTTGATCCCGATGAATACGCCCGATCAATTGCAGCAGATCGAAGCGGGTGCGCTCGATGGCGGCTTCGTCTATCAGTACGGCCCGCTGCCTGACACGTTCGAGGCCTTGCCGCTCAGGACGAACGACGTGCTGCTCGCCGCGCCGCTGGCGTGGCAGCTGCCCATCGAACCGACCGGGAACGGCCACGCGGGCGCGGGCGAACTCCCCGACGTGGCCTTGCGTGACATCGCCGACTGGCCGTTCGTCACCTTCCCGCGCACGGTCTATCCGCTGTATTTCGACAAGCTGATCGGCGCCTGCCAGGAGCGGGGGGTGACGCTGCGCGTCGTGCAGGAAGTCTCGACCGAGGCGGCCATGCTGGCGCTGGTCTGCGCCGGCATCGGCGCGGCCATCGTCAATTCGGCCAACCTCGGACGTCCGCCCGCGTTGGCGCGGTTCGCGCGCCTGAGCGATCTGTCGATCGACATGCCGCTGGTGTTCACCTTCGGCAAGCACGCGGCCAATCCCGTGCTGGCCCGCTTCATCGATACGGTGCGGGATCCGCGGCCTGCGCTTCGTTGA
- a CDS encoding MBL fold metallo-hydrolase codes for MKTIPPSTRRERVASALKLAVLAAALSLAGLQAPAWAQAAPQDAGKASATVPPQVRTQAPGFYRMMLGQFEVTAISDGTIAIPLDKLLQTPPEQTQADLARAHRSEPVETSINTFLIHTGTHLVLVDTGAGDFFGGRGGGQLLRNIKAAGYDAADIDRVLLTHIHGDHSGGLTVKGRMLFLNADVYVDKHDADYWLDPANAAKAPEKDRHVFEQARQSLDPYAQAGRLKPFASGARILPGIRAIPQPGHTPGHTRYLVESDGHRLELWGDIVHAEEVQFSRPNVTIQFDVVAAEAARARKQAFDEAARDGYLVGGAHIPFPGLGHVQRDGQGYRWLPVAYSLDGLKP; via the coding sequence ATGAAAACCATCCCACCATCGACCCGCCGCGAGCGCGTGGCGTCCGCCCTGAAACTTGCCGTCCTCGCGGCCGCCCTATCCCTGGCCGGCCTCCAGGCGCCCGCCTGGGCCCAGGCCGCGCCGCAGGATGCGGGCAAGGCCAGCGCCACCGTCCCGCCGCAAGTGCGGACCCAGGCGCCCGGCTTTTATCGCATGATGCTGGGACAGTTCGAAGTCACCGCCATCTCCGACGGCACCATCGCCATTCCGCTCGACAAGCTGCTGCAGACGCCGCCCGAACAGACCCAGGCCGACCTTGCGCGCGCGCATCGCTCGGAACCGGTGGAAACGTCCATCAATACCTTCCTGATCCATACCGGCACGCACCTCGTCCTGGTGGATACCGGCGCCGGCGACTTCTTCGGCGGCCGCGGCGGCGGACAACTGCTGCGCAATATCAAGGCGGCGGGCTACGACGCGGCGGACATCGATAGGGTGCTGCTGACCCATATCCATGGCGATCACTCGGGCGGGCTGACCGTCAAGGGGCGCATGCTGTTCCTCAACGCGGATGTCTATGTGGACAAGCACGATGCCGATTACTGGCTCGACCCGGCCAACGCCGCCAAGGCGCCGGAGAAGGACCGCCATGTATTCGAGCAGGCGCGTCAGTCCCTGGACCCTTACGCGCAGGCGGGCCGGCTCAAGCCCTTCGCCAGCGGCGCGCGGATATTGCCCGGCATACGCGCGATCCCCCAACCCGGGCATACGCCGGGCCACACGCGCTACCTGGTGGAAAGCGACGGACACCGGCTGGAACTCTGGGGCGACATCGTCCATGCCGAAGAGGTGCAGTTCAGCCGCCCGAACGTGACCATCCAGTTCGACGTCGTGGCGGCCGAAGCCGCGCGCGCCCGCAAGCAGGCCTTCGACGAAGCGGCCCGCGACGGCTATCTGGTGGGCGGCGCGCACATCCCCTTCCCCGGACTGGGCCATGTGCAGCGCGACGGCCAGGGCTATCGCTGGCTGCCCGTGGCGTACAGCCTGGACGGCCTGAAACCGTAG
- a CDS encoding MFS transporter: MNNRDTTADTAATSPPQAHATAPAQVPEAGAGALPGPTAEAGSISHGYIVGMFFLCFVFSYIDRQVVSILVQPLKANLALSDTQIGLLQGIAFTLCYATAGVFVARMVDRSNRVMLSAACVAIWAISTAMCGTATSFGELLVWRAGTAIAEAALSPAALSIFSDLFPPRKVARASSTFMLGPYVGGGVALLGGGALLGAMDAPNAAAWLARHDLHAWQMVFFVLGLPGLVLAALVALTIKEPPRRGVTQGTAAPPLTEVLRELFVRNRFCLPYFFGYVALILLFYSHSAWFPTMIIRRFGLSASEVGKLAGPIYMLGGMAGVVSASFLVGKVSDTAALRKVLRIAAWAATLLIPVACVAPLAPSLALTLALYGLCAYAASIVMALAPVPLQIAIPNRMRGRSLALLVFMTNAISGGLGPYAVGGINEWLADPRTGLATALAIVGTVAAAFSALLYWMAARRAAAVESVIVRTDGVAAGRAAL, from the coding sequence ATGAACAATCGCGACACGACCGCCGATACCGCGGCGACGAGCCCGCCGCAAGCGCATGCCACCGCGCCGGCGCAAGTTCCCGAGGCGGGCGCCGGGGCGCTCCCCGGACCCACGGCGGAGGCAGGTTCGATATCCCATGGCTACATCGTGGGGATGTTCTTCCTCTGCTTCGTGTTTTCCTATATCGACCGGCAGGTGGTCAGCATCCTGGTCCAGCCGCTCAAGGCCAACCTGGCGCTGAGCGACACGCAGATCGGCCTGTTGCAGGGGATCGCGTTCACGCTGTGCTACGCCACGGCCGGCGTGTTCGTGGCGCGCATGGTGGACCGCTCCAACCGCGTCATGCTCAGCGCGGCCTGCGTGGCCATCTGGGCCATTTCCACCGCGATGTGCGGCACGGCGACCAGTTTCGGCGAACTGCTGGTGTGGCGCGCCGGCACGGCCATCGCCGAGGCCGCCCTGAGCCCGGCGGCGCTGTCGATCTTCAGCGACCTGTTCCCGCCGCGCAAGGTGGCGCGGGCCAGCAGTACCTTCATGCTGGGACCCTATGTCGGCGGCGGGGTCGCGCTATTGGGCGGCGGCGCGCTGCTGGGCGCGATGGACGCGCCCAATGCGGCGGCGTGGCTGGCGCGGCACGACCTGCACGCCTGGCAGATGGTGTTCTTCGTCCTCGGACTGCCCGGCCTGGTGCTGGCCGCGTTGGTGGCGTTGACCATCAAGGAGCCGCCGCGCCGCGGCGTGACGCAGGGAACGGCCGCACCGCCGCTGACGGAAGTCCTGCGCGAGCTGTTCGTGCGCAATCGCTTCTGCCTGCCCTACTTCTTCGGCTATGTCGCGCTGATCCTGTTGTTCTATTCGCATTCGGCCTGGTTTCCGACCATGATCATCCGCCGGTTCGGGCTCAGCGCCAGCGAAGTGGGCAAGCTGGCGGGACCGATCTACATGCTGGGCGGCATGGCCGGCGTCGTCAGCGCCAGCTTCCTGGTCGGCAAGGTCAGCGACACCGCCGCCTTGCGCAAGGTGTTGCGCATCGCCGCCTGGGCCGCGACGCTGCTGATCCCGGTGGCCTGCGTGGCGCCCCTGGCGCCATCCCTGGCCCTGACCCTGGCGCTGTACGGCTTGTGCGCCTACGCCGCCAGCATCGTCATGGCCTTGGCGCCGGTGCCGTTGCAGATCGCCATACCCAACCGCATGCGCGGCCGCTCGCTCGCGTTGCTGGTGTTCATGACCAACGCCATCAGCGGCGGGCTGGGGCCCTACGCCGTCGGCGGCATCAACGAATGGCTGGCGGATCCGCGCACCGGCCTGGCCACGGCCCTGGCCATCGTCGGCACGGTCGCCGCGGCGTTCAGCGCGCTGCTGTACTGGATGGCCGCCCGCCGCGCGGCAGCCGTGGAATCCGTCATTGTCCGCACCGACGGCGTGGCCGCGGGCCGCGCCGCGCTTTAA
- a CDS encoding succinylglutamate desuccinylase/aspartoacylase family protein, with amino-acid sequence MSPTLLEPTIQAAPGAASKPVAQARKSLISTDVDYDREGFQTGFLRIPYSQDRSAYGHIPTPVAVLKQGAGPTVLLTGGNHGDEYEGPVALMKLLRRMPEMRIRGRLIVIPALNFPAFLNGSRTSPIDRGNLNRMFPGERNGSLTAMIAHYVDTELFPRADIALDLHAGGASFNHMPTLLAALPGDAARHDEFLKLVDAFAAPHTMIMDLLGEDRTYGAAAERHGTLFLCGEFGGGASCSVDGVAIVEDGVRRFLHAAGVTIDDHPPEAPRRTALIRVEGARHYLFAPRHGVFEPCFRLGQNVEAGQLAGRLFDPHAPWEPARELHFAGAGMVVCARTYARVEPGDCIALLASPAQW; translated from the coding sequence ATGTCCCCCACCCTGCTCGAGCCCACGATCCAGGCAGCGCCCGGAGCCGCATCAAAACCCGTGGCGCAAGCGCGCAAATCGTTGATCTCGACCGACGTCGACTACGACCGCGAAGGCTTCCAGACCGGTTTCCTGCGCATTCCCTATTCGCAGGACCGCTCGGCCTACGGCCACATACCGACACCGGTCGCGGTGCTCAAACAGGGCGCCGGCCCGACCGTGCTGCTGACGGGCGGCAACCATGGCGACGAATACGAAGGCCCCGTGGCCCTGATGAAGCTGCTGCGGCGCATGCCCGAGATGCGGATACGCGGCCGGCTGATCGTGATTCCGGCCCTGAACTTTCCGGCCTTCCTGAACGGTTCGCGCACGTCGCCGATCGACCGGGGCAACCTGAACCGGATGTTCCCGGGCGAGCGCAACGGCTCGCTGACGGCCATGATCGCGCACTACGTCGACACCGAGCTTTTCCCCCGCGCGGACATCGCGCTGGACCTGCATGCCGGCGGCGCGTCGTTCAACCACATGCCCACGCTGCTGGCGGCGCTGCCCGGCGACGCCGCGCGGCACGACGAGTTCCTGAAGCTGGTCGACGCCTTCGCCGCGCCGCATACGATGATCATGGACCTGCTGGGCGAAGACCGCACCTATGGCGCGGCGGCCGAGCGCCATGGCACGCTGTTCCTGTGCGGCGAGTTCGGCGGCGGCGCGAGCTGCAGCGTGGATGGCGTGGCCATCGTGGAAGACGGCGTGCGCCGCTTCCTGCATGCCGCCGGTGTGACGATCGACGACCATCCGCCCGAGGCGCCGCGCCGCACGGCCTTGATCCGCGTGGAAGGCGCGCGGCATTATCTGTTCGCGCCGCGCCATGGGGTGTTCGAACCTTGCTTCCGCCTGGGACAGAACGTCGAAGCCGGCCAGCTGGCCGGGCGCCTGTTCGATCCGCATGCGCCCTGGGAGCCCGCCCGCGAGCTGCATTTCGCGGGCGCCGGCATGGTGGTGTGCGCACGAACCTATGCACGCGTCGAGCCGGGCGATTGCATCGCCCTGCTCGCGTCTCCCGCCCAATGGTGA
- a CDS encoding thioredoxin family protein encodes MFQDFDPHRPEPARETVDAMKGAAVLEFGANWCPICQGTQPIIKAAVNRHADVQHIKVEDGKGKPLGRSYKVKLWPTLVFLQDGQEVARLVRPQDEADIEKALAGLRTGG; translated from the coding sequence ATGTTCCAGGACTTCGATCCGCACCGCCCCGAACCTGCCCGCGAGACCGTGGACGCCATGAAAGGCGCCGCGGTGCTGGAATTCGGCGCCAACTGGTGTCCCATCTGCCAGGGCACCCAGCCCATCATCAAGGCGGCGGTGAACCGGCATGCGGACGTCCAGCACATCAAGGTGGAGGACGGCAAAGGCAAGCCCCTGGGCCGCTCCTACAAGGTCAAGCTATGGCCCACCCTGGTCTTCCTGCAGGATGGCCAGGAAGTCGCGCGGCTGGTGCGGCCGCAGGACGAGGCCGATATCGAAAAAGCGCTGGCAGGCCTGCGGACCGGCGGCTGA
- a CDS encoding potassium channel family protein: protein MPPSRRWLERAALLRLGSMATLLFVLILSVFIAPVILPPDSTAGQVVEDVLISLILLCGAVAVSDRRLAFIPLTLVAVVVIGVRWAGWFMPTGAAQLRAFALLFALVMLALVICAKVFGKGAQVRDRLWGAIVLYMMLGVIWAAAYEIVNLRVPGAYTGMDAQSNLGYPWVWIYFSFSTLTTVGYGDITPIARVARSLSNMEALIGQLYPAIVLARLVSLPAEDTRSDDA from the coding sequence ATGCCACCTTCCAGGCGTTGGCTTGAACGCGCCGCCTTGCTGCGACTGGGCAGCATGGCCACCTTGTTGTTTGTCCTGATCCTGAGCGTCTTTATCGCGCCGGTGATCCTGCCGCCGGACTCGACCGCCGGCCAGGTCGTCGAAGACGTCCTGATCTCCCTGATCCTGCTGTGCGGCGCCGTCGCCGTGTCCGATCGACGGCTGGCGTTCATCCCGCTCACGCTGGTGGCGGTGGTGGTGATCGGCGTGCGCTGGGCCGGCTGGTTCATGCCGACCGGCGCCGCGCAGCTGCGCGCCTTCGCCTTGCTGTTCGCCTTGGTGATGCTGGCGCTGGTGATATGCGCCAAGGTCTTCGGCAAGGGCGCGCAGGTGCGCGACCGCCTGTGGGGCGCCATCGTGCTCTACATGATGCTGGGCGTCATCTGGGCGGCCGCTTACGAGATCGTCAACCTGCGCGTGCCCGGCGCCTATACGGGCATGGACGCGCAGTCCAACCTCGGTTATCCCTGGGTGTGGATCTACTTCAGTTTTTCAACGCTGACCACCGTGGGCTACGGCGACATCACGCCGATCGCTCGCGTCGCGCGGTCCCTGTCGAACATGGAAGCGCTGATCGGGCAGCTGTATCCCGCTATCGTGCTGGCGCGGCTGGTGTCCCTGCCGGCGGAAGACACGCGGTCGGACGACGCGTGA
- a CDS encoding LysR family transcriptional regulator: MRNVEITHLRYFVAVAEELSFSRAATRLHMSQPPLSQRIKALEDELGVQLLARNRRDVQLTEAGKIFLNESRHILEHLGQAVGATIRAGTSDGGGLKVGFVTSALFHLLPLIKARLAARFPDVQMLVHDMSSRDQVEALLQERLDVGVIHACPAVAGLNKFPVYSEPFVLALPQGHELAGLQSIEAVDLEKYPLIGFSRETSPSLHDAQMACCLSKGMRPSLVHQVRTPLAIFQLIQLGMGISLVPKAYSRSTYPGVVFKDLKESAGHLHLYVVWKDGVKSALTRKVIDEVMLHRFTELD, from the coding sequence GTGCGTAACGTCGAAATCACCCATCTGCGCTACTTCGTTGCCGTCGCCGAGGAATTGAGCTTCAGCCGGGCGGCGACCCGGCTGCACATGTCACAACCGCCGCTGTCGCAGCGCATCAAGGCGCTGGAAGACGAACTAGGGGTGCAATTGCTGGCCCGCAATCGCCGCGACGTGCAGCTGACCGAAGCGGGAAAGATTTTCCTCAATGAAAGCCGGCACATCCTCGAACACCTGGGACAGGCCGTCGGCGCGACCATCCGGGCAGGTACGAGCGACGGCGGCGGCCTGAAGGTCGGCTTCGTGACGTCCGCGCTATTTCATCTGTTGCCGCTGATCAAGGCACGCCTGGCCGCCCGCTTTCCCGATGTACAGATGCTGGTGCACGACATGTCGTCCAGGGACCAGGTGGAAGCGCTGCTGCAAGAGCGGCTCGATGTCGGCGTGATTCATGCCTGCCCGGCGGTCGCGGGACTGAACAAGTTTCCGGTCTACTCGGAGCCCTTCGTGCTGGCCTTGCCGCAGGGGCACGAGCTTGCGGGACTGCAGTCCATCGAGGCCGTGGACCTGGAAAAGTATCCCCTGATCGGCTTTTCCCGCGAGACATCCCCGTCCTTGCATGACGCGCAGATGGCCTGCTGCCTGTCGAAGGGCATGCGCCCCAGCCTGGTCCATCAGGTACGCACGCCGCTTGCCATCTTCCAGCTCATCCAGCTCGGCATGGGGATTTCACTGGTACCCAAGGCGTACTCGCGAAGCACCTACCCGGGAGTGGTTTTCAAGGATCTCAAGGAGAGCGCCGGGCATCTCCACCTGTACGTCGTGTGGAAGGATGGCGTGAAGTCAGCCCTGACCCGGAAGGTCATCGACGAAGTCATGCTGCACCGGTTCACCGAGTTGGACTGA